The genomic region TTACATTATCTCCCACAGTCCCACGACCTAAGGAAAGTGCCATTTCTCTCGATTCTTTCAAAAGAGAAAGAGTTATTCCAAAACTTTTGTTTAAATCTTCAGTTCCTCCAATGGACTGAAAAACTAAATCCAAAGGAGCTCCTCGTTTCATCACTTCCATCGAAGTGGTTACATGCGATAAGATACAAGATTGAGTAGGAATGGAATACTTTTGAATGAGATTGTCTAACATTTCCAACAACGCAATGTTAGTTGGCAAATTATCGGTGGCAGGATTGATTCCGATAACAGCATCGCCACTTCCTAATAGTAATCCATCCAAAAGACTGGCGGCAATCCCTTTTGGATCATCAGTAGGATGGTTTGGCTGCAAACGAACAGAAAGCCGGCCCGGTAATCCCAAGGTATTTCTGAATTTTGTGACCACTTTAATCTTATTTCCAACTAAGATTAAGTCTTGATTCGACATGAGTTTCGAAACAGCGGCGACCATCTCAGGAGTGATTCCCCATCGAATCGAATGAATGACCTCATTGTCTGTTGTTTCAGCTAACAAAAAATCACGAAACCCACCGACAGTTAGATGAGAAATCAATGCAAAAGCCTCTTTGTTATGAGACTCAAAGATGAGTCGAGTCACCTCATCTTTGTTTGCAGGAATGAGTTCTACATTTAAAAATTCAGAAAGACGAACATCCGCAAGTACCATTTGCGCAGC from Leptospira meyeri harbors:
- a CDS encoding ethanolamine ammonia-lyase subunit EutB; protein product: MGYQTILGTKTYHFPELKDLLAKASPHRSGDVLAGLAATSQEERIAAQMVLADVRLSEFLNVELIPANKDEVTRLIFESHNKEAFALISHLTVGGFRDFLLAETTDNEVIHSIRWGITPEMVAAVSKLMSNQDLILVGNKIKVVTKFRNTLGLPGRLSVRLQPNHPTDDPKGIAASLLDGLLLGSGDAVIGINPATDNLPTNIALLEMLDNLIQKYSIPTQSCILSHVTTSMEVMKRGAPLDLVFQSIGGTEDLNKSFGITLSLLKESREMALSLGRGTVGDNVMYFETGQGSALSAGAHHGIDQQTLEVRAYAVAREFSPLLVNTVVGFIGPEYLYNGKQIIRAGLEDHFCGKLLGLPMGVDVCYTNHAEADQDDMDTLLTLLGVSGCTYIMGIPGADDVMLSYQSTSFHDALYLRQVLGLKPAPEFEDWLLSRGIFSNKIGFLPKENRELGLLEDILGK